The Micromonospora sp. Llam0 genome contains a region encoding:
- a CDS encoding class I SAM-dependent DNA methyltransferase: MSNVDSRRLVQKLWNYCDVLRDDGVSTIDYVEQLTYLLFLKMADERARRPLKPEQIVPAELSWQTLLDSDGVRLEVQYRNILSGLGQESGTLGTIFRKAQNKIQDPAKLKKLIVDLIDKEQWSQAGVDVKGDAYEELLAKGAEDAKSGAGQYFTPRALIEAIVDCVQPTPGDTITDPACGTGGFLLSAYDHIQRHHGDSLTRDQARHLANGGITGTELVDGTARLAAMNMLLHGIGTPSGPSLIDVRDSLGREPSSKVSLVLANPPFGRSSSIRMIGEDGRASREEREIERADFWATTSNKQLNFVQHIASMLEIDGRAAVVLPDNVLFEGGAGETIRRRLLKQYDLHTMLRLPTGIFYAGGVKANVLFFERKRAREEPWTSKLWVYDFRTNQHFTLKQNPLRREHLQEFVDCYLPGKDRAERVESERFRAYDYDELLSRDKVNLDITWLKDASLEDADALLPPEVIAQEIVEDLQAALREFAAIAEALTGSTYPRVASPPD, from the coding sequence GTGAGCAACGTGGATTCGCGCCGGCTGGTGCAGAAGCTGTGGAACTACTGCGACGTGCTGCGCGACGACGGGGTTTCCACGATCGACTACGTGGAGCAGCTGACGTACCTGCTGTTCTTGAAGATGGCCGACGAGCGGGCGCGCCGACCGCTCAAGCCGGAGCAGATCGTGCCGGCGGAGCTGAGCTGGCAGACGCTGCTTGACAGCGACGGAGTCCGGCTGGAAGTGCAGTACCGCAACATCCTGAGCGGGCTCGGGCAGGAGTCCGGCACGCTCGGCACGATCTTCCGCAAGGCGCAGAACAAGATCCAGGACCCGGCGAAGCTCAAGAAGCTGATCGTCGACCTGATCGACAAGGAGCAGTGGTCGCAGGCCGGCGTCGACGTCAAGGGCGACGCGTACGAGGAGTTGCTGGCCAAGGGCGCGGAGGATGCCAAGTCGGGAGCCGGGCAGTACTTCACCCCGCGTGCGCTGATCGAGGCGATCGTCGACTGCGTGCAGCCGACCCCGGGCGACACGATCACCGACCCGGCGTGCGGCACCGGTGGGTTCCTGCTTTCGGCGTACGACCATATCCAGCGGCACCACGGCGACAGCCTGACCCGGGACCAGGCCCGGCACCTGGCCAACGGCGGGATCACCGGCACCGAGCTGGTCGACGGCACCGCGCGGCTTGCGGCCATGAACATGCTGCTGCACGGCATCGGTACGCCGAGCGGCCCGTCGCTGATCGACGTCCGCGACTCGCTCGGGCGGGAGCCGTCGAGCAAGGTCAGCCTGGTGCTGGCCAACCCGCCGTTCGGGCGTAGCTCGTCGATCCGCATGATCGGCGAGGACGGGCGGGCGAGCCGCGAGGAGCGGGAGATCGAGCGCGCCGACTTCTGGGCTACGACGTCGAACAAGCAGCTCAACTTCGTGCAGCACATCGCCTCGATGCTGGAAATCGACGGGCGGGCCGCGGTGGTGCTGCCCGACAACGTGCTCTTCGAAGGCGGGGCGGGGGAGACGATCCGGCGGCGGCTGCTCAAGCAGTACGACCTGCACACCATGCTGCGGCTGCCGACCGGCATCTTCTACGCCGGTGGGGTCAAGGCCAACGTGCTGTTCTTCGAGCGCAAGCGCGCCCGTGAGGAGCCGTGGACCAGCAAACTCTGGGTGTACGACTTCCGGACCAACCAGCACTTCACGCTCAAGCAGAACCCGCTGCGCCGGGAGCATCTGCAGGAGTTCGTCGACTGCTACCTGCCGGGCAAGGACCGGGCCGAGCGGGTGGAGAGCGAGCGGTTCCGCGCGTACGACTACGACGAGCTGCTGAGCCGGGACAAGGTCAACCTGGACATCACCTGGTTGAAGGACGCCTCGCTGGAGGACGCCGACGCGCTGCTGCCACCCGAGGTCATCGCCCAGGAGATCGTCGAAGACCTCCAAGCCGCCCTACGCGAGTTCGCCGCGATCGCGGAAGCCCTCACGGGAAGCACTTATCCGAGGGTCGCGTCCCCTCCTGACTGA
- a CDS encoding DUF6119 family protein: MNIFRIPEANVAALEGKLSSVGLRVIHQGELEGWEGKFYFSKDEGPSSIPWVETFSEFFMDEGRPANLIYFAVYFFRKGRECFVLSYGKSHFYVRQYCDHDFGIEMAKRLGNKRDVKQTSSKRFAGRKRKEIKSYTTNSPLSVESGESVDYLRITIDPGMQDKFGRSGKFGSSMLIGAPVTKDRLGLLLDEIVAVMGREEKFQLPRTSVIRDGDEVAKYDKKLLDAIFGNGGYAEFSCDTHDIVGVDFVFSGSERYSFSLRGRRVAELGERELDLATLQEYVLVERIPVSEIFDVRIQVENEGQRTYSKGLRDALEFVVDDENVMLSQGRWVRFNEDYIHQLNSSIDEITVESTETDLLEIDMKECCFNAAEYINSYGYASADRDFTKIGVSTGTPVEAWDLYRDGTVYAVKFGTPQKLGYACDQASNVLEILRNKANTKALDQKFVSYCLWFAFSVSRTPARVSDTGSIILKQKIDAWARRCRDLEVEPKIKISKGAALLE; this comes from the coding sequence ATGAATATTTTTCGGATTCCCGAAGCTAACGTGGCTGCTTTGGAAGGGAAGCTTAGTTCGGTTGGATTGAGGGTAATTCATCAAGGTGAGCTAGAAGGCTGGGAGGGAAAGTTCTATTTTTCGAAGGATGAAGGGCCGAGTTCGATACCCTGGGTTGAAACGTTCAGCGAATTTTTCATGGATGAAGGGCGGCCCGCCAATCTGATCTACTTTGCGGTCTACTTCTTTCGGAAGGGGCGAGAATGTTTCGTTCTGAGTTACGGCAAGAGTCACTTCTACGTGCGTCAGTACTGTGATCATGACTTCGGTATTGAGATGGCTAAGAGGCTGGGAAATAAGCGAGATGTGAAGCAAACTTCTTCGAAACGATTCGCAGGGCGGAAGCGGAAGGAAATCAAGAGCTATACGACCAACTCACCTCTCAGTGTAGAGAGCGGTGAGTCGGTTGATTATCTCAGGATAACCATCGACCCAGGGATGCAAGACAAGTTTGGTCGTTCCGGCAAGTTTGGATCCTCCATGCTTATCGGAGCACCGGTTACTAAGGACAGACTCGGACTTCTTCTGGACGAGATTGTAGCGGTTATGGGGCGAGAGGAGAAATTTCAACTCCCTCGCACGAGTGTTATTCGAGATGGTGACGAAGTTGCAAAGTACGATAAGAAGCTGTTGGATGCAATTTTTGGGAACGGGGGATACGCCGAGTTCTCGTGTGATACGCATGATATCGTGGGTGTCGATTTCGTGTTCTCGGGGAGCGAGCGTTATTCCTTCTCTCTGAGGGGAAGGAGGGTGGCCGAGCTCGGGGAGCGAGAATTGGACCTGGCTACTTTGCAAGAATACGTGCTAGTCGAGCGGATTCCTGTCAGCGAGATTTTCGATGTTCGGATCCAGGTCGAGAACGAAGGGCAGAGAACTTACTCAAAAGGCCTGCGTGACGCGTTGGAGTTCGTTGTCGACGATGAGAACGTGATGCTATCTCAGGGCCGCTGGGTTCGCTTTAACGAGGATTATATCCATCAGCTTAACTCATCAATTGATGAAATCACGGTTGAGTCGACAGAAACTGATCTGCTTGAAATCGACATGAAAGAGTGTTGCTTCAACGCGGCAGAGTATATAAATAGTTACGGATATGCTAGTGCTGACAGGGACTTTACGAAAATTGGTGTTTCGACAGGTACTCCCGTTGAGGCGTGGGATTTATACCGAGATGGAACTGTTTACGCGGTCAAGTTTGGAACGCCGCAAAAACTTGGCTACGCCTGTGATCAAGCAAGCAATGTGCTGGAGATCTTGCGCAATAAGGCTAATACCAAAGCTCTTGATCAAAAATTTGTAAGCTACTGCCTCTGGTTCGCCTTCTCGGTCAGTCGTACCCCTGCTCGTGTATCAGATACGGGATCGATAATTTTGAAACAAAAGATCGATGCGTGGGCGCGGCGCTGTCGCGACCTTGAGGTCGAGCCAAAGATAAAAATTTCTAAGGGTGCGGCTCTTCTGGAGTGA
- a CDS encoding ISKra4 family transposase gives MVAGAFDRSRECFEELVEGLAGSDSDGLTHAELEDRLAVRGRELLRLLLQDHVDLRAAREVRRERVVGADEVVRSRVEVGHGRGLGTVFGAVTVTRMAYRASGVANLYPADAVLNLPVERHSHGLRRLAAVESVRGSFDDAVAAIDRSCGVGVGKRQVQELAVAAAVDVAAFYDTRSHRPVGDGWLLVLSFDGKGVVMIPSALRDATAKAAARTGRRLTTRLSPGEKRGRKRMAELAVVYDAAPVPRTPSEIITGDDGRRRRGPVAQARWLTASVVDDIAPVVAAGFDEACRRDPRQARTWVVLVDGNRAQIDAVRAEADRRQVKVHIVLDFVHVLEYVWKAAWAFFYTGDPAAEAWVGEQAVKILSGKAGQVAAGIRRRATRYGYSARERAGADECADYLTRHQPYLDYHTALAAGWPIATGVIEGACRHLVKDRMDITGARWGLDTAEAILKLRAVSANGDFNAYWAFHLQQEHQRIHQNRYQQQREGYTLAG, from the coding sequence GTGGTGGCGGGGGCGTTCGACCGGTCGCGGGAGTGTTTCGAGGAGTTGGTGGAGGGGTTGGCCGGCTCGGACAGTGACGGGTTGACGCACGCCGAGTTGGAGGACCGCCTCGCGGTGCGGGGTCGTGAGCTGCTGCGGTTGTTGTTGCAGGACCATGTGGATCTGCGGGCGGCGCGGGAGGTGCGCCGGGAACGGGTGGTCGGTGCCGATGAGGTGGTCCGTTCCCGGGTGGAGGTGGGGCATGGTCGGGGGCTGGGCACGGTGTTCGGTGCGGTGACGGTGACCAGGATGGCGTACCGGGCGTCGGGAGTGGCCAACCTGTATCCGGCGGACGCGGTGTTGAACCTGCCGGTGGAGAGGCATTCGCACGGGCTGCGCCGGTTGGCGGCGGTGGAGTCGGTACGGGGATCGTTCGACGACGCGGTCGCCGCGATCGACCGGTCGTGCGGGGTGGGTGTGGGGAAACGGCAGGTGCAGGAGTTGGCGGTGGCCGCCGCTGTGGACGTGGCCGCGTTCTACGACACCCGATCGCACCGGCCGGTCGGCGATGGCTGGCTGCTGGTGCTGTCGTTCGACGGTAAGGGTGTCGTGATGATCCCGTCCGCGTTACGGGACGCCACCGCGAAGGCCGCCGCCCGGACAGGCCGTAGGTTGACCACCCGGCTGTCGCCGGGAGAGAAACGTGGCCGTAAACGGATGGCGGAGTTGGCGGTGGTCTACGACGCGGCGCCGGTGCCGCGTACCCCGTCCGAGATCATCACCGGTGACGACGGCCGGCGTCGGCGGGGTCCGGTCGCCCAGGCCAGGTGGTTGACGGCGTCCGTGGTCGACGACATCGCCCCGGTCGTCGCCGCCGGGTTCGACGAGGCGTGTCGCCGTGACCCGCGGCAGGCGCGGACCTGGGTCGTGCTCGTTGACGGTAACCGTGCCCAGATCGACGCGGTCCGGGCCGAGGCGGACCGCCGCCAGGTGAAGGTCCACATCGTGCTGGACTTCGTCCACGTGCTCGAGTACGTGTGGAAAGCGGCGTGGGCGTTCTTCTACACCGGTGACCCCGCCGCCGAGGCGTGGGTCGGCGAGCAGGCGGTCAAGATCCTGTCCGGCAAGGCCGGGCAGGTCGCGGCCGGGATCCGTCGGCGGGCCACCCGGTACGGATACTCGGCCAGGGAACGCGCCGGCGCCGACGAGTGCGCCGACTACCTGACCCGCCACCAGCCCTACCTGGACTACCACACCGCGTTGGCTGCGGGGTGGCCGATCGCCACCGGCGTGATCGAGGGCGCCTGCCGGCATCTGGTCAAGGACCGCATGGACATCACCGGCGCCCGCTGGGGACTGGACACCGCCGAAGCCATCCTCAAGCTACGCGCCGTATCCGCCAACGGCGACTTCAACGCCTACTGGGCCTTCCACCTGCAACAAGAACACCAACGCATACACCAGAACAGATACCAGCAACAACGGGAGGGCTACACCCTCGCCGGATGA
- a CDS encoding type I restriction-modification enzyme R subunit C-terminal domain-containing protein, with translation MLVWYGVGAESLIYVDAQSSMFKARAFGETLARELVNRTGTRASSDRFVDQVQALNAAGVFTPKINEAFHRLRKVGNQAVHGHLDQVRTALELLRDCFELGVWFHRALTDDRRPIGFVPPSPPPQQVPQHIVVGLQAELDRYRQELAEAKLLLDGQPSVAAAQAAAEAAADRAVTESAARRTVAAELVADLAPQMAAASEEFAARKPVKVSAAKREDFISRARRASREPLNEVQTRVEIDRQLTAAGWQVQDQGQINLYAGDSGVAGVAVREVTLATGRADYLLYVQQKLVGVVEAKREGTAPRGVEAQLDRYLRGLTAAQRMSAWRRDAPLPFGYVATGTETVFVNGLDPQPRTREVFAFHQPETLARWMREADDDPAAPTLRARLRQLPPLPEEGLRRAQIDAVRGVERALAADKPRSLVQMATGAGKTFMAVTSSYRLLHHAKATRVLFLVDRNNLGRQTLREYAGYATPGDGRKFTELFNVDRLTGAGMLDSSAVVISTIQRLYGALCGRELPDADIDDEAYDSYHLDEPAQVAYNPAIPPEAFDLIIVDECHRSIYGKWRAVLEYFDAFMVGLTATPVKQTLGFFQQNLVSEYTYEQAVTDGVNVDFDVYRIRTEITDGGSIIEAGTVVPLRDRRTRAERYQELEEDFSYAGKDVGRSVISEGQLRLVLETFRERLFTEIFPGRSTVPKTLIFAVDDNHAEEIVKMVRLVFDRSNDFATKITYASKRTGDNPDDLIQALRNSPELRIAVTVDMIATGTDVRPLECLLFLRPVRTATYFEQMKGRGARTIDPADFQAVTPDAQVKDRFVLVDAVGVTEQELDEAVPLHRRTEAQISLKELLGKAGTLTANQHEVATLAARLARLDRQLKPEERAELTDLADGQPLAAIARRLADAVAPESLIPAHAAGPDAVRDLLAEALRPLAAAPELRHRILEIRRAHDITIDEVNTDRLISAAGVPAAERAQKVVRSWHAYLKEHRDEITALQIFFDGKGRVDFDQLKDLAARISRPPQAWTPARLWEAYEMLGRTAEAPGDRGVTDLITLVRYELGLDQELRPYRSVVEERFHGWLLRQEQAGTAFTPEQLWWLERIKNVIAASVAVTPDDLDGAPFTERGGIDGYLSAFGNDRAQPLLTELNRELTA, from the coding sequence TTGCTGGTCTGGTATGGCGTCGGCGCCGAGTCGTTGATCTACGTGGACGCCCAGTCGTCGATGTTCAAAGCGCGGGCGTTCGGCGAGACCCTCGCCCGTGAGCTGGTGAATCGCACCGGCACCAGGGCCAGCAGCGACCGGTTCGTCGACCAGGTACAGGCGCTCAACGCGGCCGGCGTTTTCACGCCGAAGATCAACGAGGCGTTCCACCGGCTGCGCAAGGTCGGCAACCAGGCCGTCCACGGCCACCTCGACCAGGTACGCACCGCGCTGGAGCTGCTGCGCGACTGCTTCGAGCTGGGTGTCTGGTTCCACCGGGCGTTGACCGACGACCGCCGCCCGATCGGTTTCGTGCCGCCCAGCCCGCCACCGCAGCAGGTGCCACAGCACATCGTCGTCGGCCTGCAGGCCGAGCTGGACCGCTACCGCCAGGAGCTGGCCGAGGCGAAACTTCTGCTCGACGGACAGCCGTCGGTGGCGGCGGCGCAGGCTGCGGCCGAGGCCGCTGCCGACCGGGCGGTCACTGAGTCGGCGGCCCGCCGTACCGTCGCCGCCGAACTGGTCGCCGACCTGGCGCCGCAGATGGCGGCGGCCAGCGAGGAGTTCGCCGCCCGCAAGCCGGTGAAGGTGTCGGCGGCGAAGCGCGAGGACTTCATCAGCCGCGCCCGGCGCGCCTCGCGCGAGCCACTCAACGAGGTGCAGACCCGGGTCGAGATCGACCGGCAGCTCACCGCCGCCGGCTGGCAGGTCCAGGACCAGGGGCAGATCAACCTGTACGCGGGGGACAGCGGCGTCGCCGGGGTCGCCGTACGGGAGGTCACCCTGGCCACCGGCCGGGCCGACTACCTGCTCTACGTACAGCAGAAGTTGGTCGGGGTGGTCGAAGCCAAGCGGGAGGGCACCGCGCCGCGTGGGGTGGAGGCGCAGCTGGACCGCTACCTGCGCGGGCTGACCGCCGCGCAGCGGATGTCGGCGTGGCGGCGGGACGCGCCGCTGCCGTTCGGCTACGTCGCCACCGGCACCGAGACCGTGTTCGTCAACGGGCTGGACCCGCAGCCGCGTACCCGCGAGGTTTTCGCCTTTCACCAGCCGGAGACCCTCGCGCGCTGGATGCGCGAGGCCGACGACGACCCGGCGGCGCCGACGCTGCGCGCCCGGCTGCGGCAGCTGCCGCCGCTGCCGGAGGAAGGGCTGCGGCGGGCCCAGATCGACGCGGTACGCGGCGTCGAGCGCGCCCTGGCCGCAGACAAGCCCCGGTCACTGGTGCAGATGGCGACCGGGGCGGGCAAGACGTTCATGGCGGTGACCAGCAGCTACCGGCTGCTGCACCACGCCAAAGCGACCCGGGTGCTGTTCCTGGTCGACCGCAACAACCTGGGCCGGCAGACGCTGCGCGAGTACGCCGGCTACGCCACGCCGGGGGATGGCCGCAAGTTCACCGAGCTGTTCAACGTGGACCGGCTGACCGGGGCGGGCATGCTGGACTCGTCCGCGGTGGTGATCTCCACGATCCAGCGGCTGTACGGGGCGCTGTGTGGGCGGGAGCTGCCGGACGCCGACATCGACGACGAGGCGTACGACAGCTACCACCTGGACGAACCGGCGCAGGTCGCCTACAACCCGGCCATCCCGCCGGAAGCCTTCGACCTGATCATTGTGGACGAATGCCACCGGTCGATCTACGGCAAGTGGCGGGCGGTGCTGGAATACTTCGACGCGTTCATGGTCGGGCTGACCGCCACGCCGGTGAAGCAGACCCTCGGCTTCTTCCAGCAGAACCTGGTGTCGGAGTACACCTACGAGCAGGCCGTCACCGACGGGGTCAACGTCGACTTCGACGTCTACCGGATCCGCACCGAGATCACCGACGGCGGGTCGATCATCGAGGCCGGGACGGTGGTGCCGCTGCGTGACCGGCGCACCCGCGCCGAGCGCTACCAGGAGCTGGAGGAGGACTTCAGCTACGCCGGCAAGGACGTCGGCCGGTCGGTGATCTCCGAGGGACAGCTGAGACTGGTGCTGGAAACCTTCCGGGAGCGGCTGTTCACCGAGATATTCCCTGGCCGGTCGACCGTACCCAAGACGTTGATCTTCGCCGTGGACGACAACCACGCCGAGGAGATCGTCAAGATGGTCCGACTCGTCTTCGACCGGAGCAACGACTTCGCCACCAAGATCACGTACGCGTCGAAGCGCACCGGCGACAACCCCGACGACCTGATCCAGGCGCTGCGCAACAGCCCCGAGCTACGCATCGCCGTCACCGTCGACATGATCGCCACCGGCACCGACGTCCGGCCGCTGGAATGCCTGCTGTTCCTGCGCCCGGTGCGCACGGCCACTTACTTCGAGCAGATGAAAGGCCGGGGTGCCCGCACCATCGACCCCGCCGACTTCCAGGCCGTCACCCCGGACGCCCAGGTCAAGGACCGGTTCGTCCTCGTCGACGCGGTCGGCGTCACCGAGCAGGAGCTGGACGAGGCGGTGCCGCTGCACCGGCGCACCGAAGCGCAGATCTCGCTGAAGGAGCTGCTCGGCAAGGCCGGCACCCTCACCGCCAACCAACACGAGGTCGCCACCCTCGCCGCCCGGCTGGCCCGACTCGACCGGCAACTCAAACCGGAGGAACGCGCCGAGCTGACCGACCTCGCCGACGGCCAACCCCTGGCCGCGATCGCCCGCCGGCTCGCCGACGCCGTCGCCCCCGAATCGCTCATCCCCGCGCACGCCGCCGGCCCCGACGCGGTACGCGACCTGCTCGCCGAAGCCCTCCGGCCGCTGGCCGCCGCACCGGAGCTGCGGCACCGCATCCTGGAGATCCGCCGCGCCCACGACATCACCATCGACGAGGTCAACACCGACCGGCTGATCTCCGCAGCCGGGGTGCCGGCCGCCGAACGCGCCCAGAAGGTCGTCCGCAGCTGGCACGCCTACCTGAAGGAGCACCGCGACGAGATCACCGCGTTGCAGATCTTCTTCGACGGCAAAGGTCGGGTCGACTTCGACCAGCTAAAGGACCTGGCGGCGCGGATCTCCCGACCTCCGCAGGCGTGGACCCCGGCCCGGCTGTGGGAGGCGTACGAGATGCTCGGCCGCACTGCCGAAGCGCCCGGCGACCGGGGCGTCACCGACCTGATCACCCTGGTCCGCTACGAGCTGGGCCTCGACCAGGAGCTGCGCCCCTACCGGTCGGTCGTCGAGGAACGCTTCCACGGCTGGTTGCTGCGCCAGGAGCAGGCCGGCACCGCCTTCACCCCCGAACAACTCTGGTGGCTGGAAAGGATCAAGAACGTGATAGCGGCAAGCGTTGCCGTCACTCCCGACGACCTGGACGGTGCCCCGTTCACCGAACGCGGCGGCATCGACGGCTACCTCAGCGCCTTCGGCAACGACCGTGCTCAACCCCTCCTCACCGAACTCAACCGGGAACTGACCGCATGA
- a CDS encoding glycosyltransferase family 2 protein, protein MKLYAVIATHNRHELISGLTEKLWRDNVTPIVIDNASTPPFTSSYGVTIFDPEQPPNLSRLWNLGLSVAVDMAGSEEFAVAILNDDLVVYPGFVAELAEGLGGQAAVSHPSGIIGCAYVLRGSLVRRRQLWLDERFRWWYGDNDLEWQARKLGGLQPVRLKGEIRHLYPNYTTKSRRELRAQADSDRAAFLAKWGPDALAPKVNGSEATSGHLR, encoded by the coding sequence TTGAAACTGTACGCCGTGATTGCTACGCACAATCGTCATGAGCTGATCAGCGGACTGACTGAAAAGCTGTGGCGGGACAACGTCACACCTATCGTGATCGACAACGCATCAACTCCGCCCTTTACCTCTAGCTACGGCGTAACGATATTCGACCCGGAGCAGCCACCCAATCTGAGTAGACTTTGGAATCTGGGGCTGTCCGTCGCGGTCGACATGGCTGGTAGCGAAGAGTTCGCCGTAGCAATCTTGAACGATGACCTTGTCGTCTATCCGGGTTTTGTGGCAGAGCTAGCCGAAGGACTCGGCGGCCAGGCTGCGGTTTCCCACCCCAGTGGCATTATCGGATGTGCCTACGTACTGCGCGGGTCTCTGGTGAGAAGACGTCAGCTATGGCTAGACGAGAGATTCCGTTGGTGGTATGGCGACAACGACCTAGAGTGGCAGGCGCGCAAACTCGGCGGCTTGCAGCCAGTTCGCCTCAAGGGTGAGATCAGGCATCTCTATCCCAACTACACCACTAAGTCCAGACGGGAGCTGAGAGCACAAGCCGATAGCGATCGCGCAGCCTTCCTCGCGAAATGGGGGCCGGACGCCTTAGCTCCGAAGGTGAATGGCAGCGAGGCGACCAGTGGCCACCTACGATGA
- a CDS encoding restriction endonuclease subunit S translates to MSDLPSGWELAPLSELVAINQRRFDAEPDDDEHISFVPMASVEAESGRLDASQTAPYGELKQRSLTRFQEGDVLFAKVTPCMENGKIAVARGLASGRGMGSTELFSLRSHGAIDPDHLAYYLLQDSVRRDAARAMTGAVGLRRVPRGYLEDLAIPVPPLAEQRRIAEALDTHLSSLQAGVQQLARTARRVSRFRDQVMLLVSTGQLERGRAAGQAALEPDGVDDGELPDLPDSWSWHRLHEIADVTGGVTKDSKKQSDPDYVEVPYLRVANVQRAQLDLTEVARIRVPEKKAQQLRLLPGDVLLNEGGDRDKLGRGWIWEGQIPDCIHQNHVFRARIRDQALHPKLLAWHANGFGRRWFEVNGLQSVNLASISLGKMKKFPVPVPPVEEQGELVRQAETYLSLLDQLETAISDGLRKASTLRTSLLAEAFAGRLVEQDPADEPASELLARIRAQRVVVPKQRGRRTAKELAAPATRAIGTDFQQGELPL, encoded by the coding sequence ATGAGCGACCTCCCCTCAGGCTGGGAGTTGGCACCTCTCTCGGAACTAGTTGCCATCAACCAACGGCGCTTCGACGCCGAGCCAGACGACGATGAGCACATCTCGTTCGTTCCGATGGCGTCCGTCGAGGCTGAGTCTGGGCGATTGGACGCTTCGCAGACCGCTCCCTACGGCGAACTGAAGCAGCGATCCTTGACGCGGTTTCAGGAAGGCGATGTCCTCTTCGCCAAAGTGACTCCGTGTATGGAGAACGGCAAGATTGCGGTCGCACGTGGTCTGGCATCTGGTCGGGGGATGGGGAGCACCGAGCTGTTTTCGCTGCGATCCCACGGTGCAATCGACCCTGACCATCTTGCTTACTACCTCTTGCAGGACTCGGTCCGGCGGGACGCTGCACGTGCGATGACCGGTGCCGTAGGGCTCAGGCGAGTTCCGCGCGGCTACCTGGAAGATCTCGCGATCCCGGTCCCACCGCTCGCCGAGCAGCGCCGCATCGCCGAGGCTCTGGATACGCACCTGTCTTCGCTCCAGGCAGGTGTGCAGCAGCTTGCCCGTACAGCTCGGCGGGTGAGCCGGTTCCGGGACCAAGTGATGTTGCTTGTCAGCACAGGACAGTTGGAACGTGGCCGGGCGGCTGGCCAGGCCGCGTTGGAACCTGACGGCGTTGACGATGGGGAACTGCCCGATCTTCCCGACTCCTGGTCGTGGCACCGTTTACACGAGATCGCCGACGTCACTGGTGGTGTGACCAAGGACAGCAAGAAGCAGTCGGATCCTGACTACGTCGAGGTTCCATACCTGCGGGTGGCGAACGTGCAACGTGCGCAGCTCGACTTGACCGAGGTAGCCCGGATCAGGGTTCCTGAGAAGAAGGCGCAGCAGCTCCGCCTGCTTCCGGGGGATGTACTCCTCAACGAGGGCGGCGACCGAGACAAGCTGGGGCGCGGGTGGATCTGGGAGGGGCAGATCCCCGACTGCATCCACCAGAACCACGTGTTTCGTGCACGGATTCGGGACCAGGCGCTGCACCCGAAGCTGCTTGCCTGGCACGCGAACGGGTTCGGCAGAAGGTGGTTCGAGGTCAACGGACTGCAGAGCGTGAACCTTGCCTCGATCAGCCTCGGGAAGATGAAGAAGTTCCCGGTACCGGTGCCGCCGGTGGAGGAGCAAGGCGAGTTGGTGCGGCAGGCCGAGACGTACCTCTCCCTGCTGGATCAGTTGGAAACCGCAATTTCCGACGGGCTGCGTAAGGCGAGCACGCTGAGAACTTCGTTGCTGGCGGAGGCGTTTGCGGGGCGGTTGGTGGAGCAGGATCCGGCGGATGAGCCGGCGTCGGAGCTGCTGGCGAGGATTCGGGCGCAACGGGTGGTGGTGCCGAAGCAGCGGGGTCGGCGTACGGCCAAGGAGCTGGCAGCGCCCGCGACCAGGGCGATTGGGACCGATTTTCAGCAGGGAGAGTTGCCGCTGTGA